A region of Pseudomonas sp. Marseille-Q3773 DNA encodes the following proteins:
- a CDS encoding SDR family oxidoreductase, producing MKRKLEGKIAIVTGGTSGIGLATAKLFASEGATLYITGRRQAELDAAVAHIGNATGVQVDSAKQEQLAAFYQQVQREQGRIDVLFANAGGGSMLPLGEITEAHYHDTFDRNVKGTLFTVQLALPLLAPQASVILTGSTAASSGTAAFSVYAASKAAVRAFARNWILDLKDRNVRVNTISPGATRTPGLVELAGPDAAQQQGLLDYLASQIPLGRVGEPEEIAKAALFLASSDASFVNGAELFVDGGQAQI from the coding sequence ATGAAGCGCAAACTTGAAGGCAAAATCGCAATCGTCACCGGCGGCACCAGCGGCATCGGCCTGGCCACTGCCAAGCTGTTCGCCAGCGAAGGCGCCACCCTGTACATCACCGGCCGCCGTCAGGCAGAACTGGATGCCGCCGTGGCGCACATCGGCAATGCCACCGGCGTGCAGGTCGACTCCGCGAAGCAGGAGCAACTGGCTGCGTTCTATCAGCAGGTACAACGCGAACAGGGCCGCATCGACGTCCTGTTCGCCAACGCCGGTGGCGGCTCGATGTTGCCCCTGGGCGAGATTACCGAGGCGCACTACCACGACACCTTCGACCGCAACGTCAAAGGCACCCTGTTCACCGTGCAACTGGCGCTGCCGCTGCTGGCGCCGCAGGCCTCGGTGATTCTCACCGGTTCCACCGCAGCCAGCTCCGGCACCGCCGCCTTCAGCGTATACGCGGCGTCCAAGGCCGCCGTGCGTGCCTTCGCTCGCAACTGGATCCTCGACCTGAAGGACCGCAATGTGCGCGTCAACACCATCAGCCCGGGCGCCACCCGCACCCCTGGCCTGGTCGAGCTCGCCGGCCCTGATGCCGCGCAACAGCAAGGCCTGCTCGATTACCTGGCCTCGCAGATTCCCCTGGGCCGCGTCGGCGAGCCGGAAGAAATCGCCAAGGCCGCCCTGTTCCTGGCCTCCAGTGATGCCAGCTTCGTCAACGGCGCCGAACTGTTCGTCGATGGCGGCCAAGCCCAAATCTGA
- a CDS encoding T6SS effector BTH_I2691 family protein, with the protein MHLIELEVKMKLGEYYALQSQHLRELQHKANASIAAARDRMQRNLDDFEFGSMKSMRKVRPIIQHGLMSLAVLDPRFTHTMISVTVWVEGKAEEVHGRLFKEASLGVNQASSAAQLALVDISVAAGTLESDARRLLQGMKITSQQAARLVRAGFSGLRGVAGSWEVLLAIGGLYLQQDSLGRNQEKAEEEIGPKAYEAKLALQGSQLGVLGGQIELVGLILRASAYSGMPWANGATATGKTLIRIGAVVGAVVGFVEAAQAISAAKRASAAGDSLAATQYWLAVGLHGASAIAFAGAVVTSTVLGPIGLAVMLALIAYALNKSAEENESSALERWARRCCFGKADETPVIHWNSPDYADIAFAELNAATLGVQAEFHFESKLVSDPAVPRIGGLIGLEREQKLKFKIVLPHYRDGVSAYRWCLIVHRRGDGQFPDYMGGETLIVDEFHAPRSTGVSRSVNFSSFSPPRLPDYKSDFNINKEYASLSELNDLLRLTVSGFIELLPTIGAHSIVAATLLLMYWPDRKIEGAYIEVCQRRENEDA; encoded by the coding sequence GTGCACCTGATCGAGCTGGAAGTGAAGATGAAGCTGGGCGAGTACTACGCCCTGCAAAGCCAGCACCTGCGCGAATTGCAGCACAAGGCCAATGCCTCCATCGCCGCGGCGCGGGACCGGATGCAGCGCAACCTTGACGATTTCGAGTTCGGCTCGATGAAGTCGATGCGCAAGGTGCGGCCGATCATCCAGCACGGGCTGATGAGCCTGGCCGTGCTCGACCCGCGCTTCACCCACACGATGATCAGCGTGACGGTGTGGGTCGAGGGCAAGGCCGAAGAGGTGCATGGGCGGTTGTTCAAGGAAGCCAGCCTGGGCGTGAACCAGGCGAGCAGCGCGGCGCAGCTTGCCCTGGTGGATATCTCGGTGGCGGCGGGGACGTTGGAAAGCGATGCGCGCAGGTTGTTGCAAGGGATGAAGATCACCTCACAGCAGGCGGCCCGATTGGTAAGAGCCGGGTTTTCCGGGTTGCGCGGGGTGGCTGGGAGTTGGGAAGTGCTGCTGGCGATAGGCGGGTTGTATCTGCAGCAGGACAGCCTGGGCAGGAATCAGGAAAAGGCGGAAGAGGAAATTGGGCCAAAGGCGTACGAGGCCAAGTTGGCGTTGCAAGGATCCCAGCTGGGCGTGTTGGGTGGGCAGATTGAGCTGGTGGGGCTCATTCTGAGGGCAAGTGCTTACAGCGGTATGCCATGGGCTAACGGTGCGACTGCCACAGGCAAGACCTTGATAAGGATCGGTGCTGTGGTAGGCGCTGTCGTCGGCTTTGTTGAAGCAGCACAGGCAATTTCTGCTGCTAAACGCGCATCGGCTGCGGGAGATAGTCTAGCAGCGACGCAATATTGGTTGGCTGTGGGCTTGCACGGTGCCAGTGCCATTGCCTTCGCTGGAGCAGTAGTGACGTCCACTGTATTGGGACCCATAGGCCTCGCTGTGATGCTGGCGCTGATTGCATACGCGCTAAACAAAAGCGCTGAAGAAAATGAGTCATCCGCTCTGGAGCGGTGGGCTCGACGATGCTGTTTTGGAAAGGCAGATGAGACGCCAGTCATTCACTGGAATAGTCCGGACTATGCAGACATTGCATTTGCAGAGCTCAACGCCGCCACGCTGGGTGTACAGGCAGAATTCCACTTTGAATCGAAGTTAGTAAGCGACCCTGCGGTTCCCCGTATAGGAGGGCTGATCGGTCTTGAACGGGAACAGAAACTGAAATTCAAGATCGTGCTACCTCACTATAGAGACGGAGTATCGGCGTATCGGTGGTGCCTAATAGTTCATCGCCGAGGTGATGGCCAGTTCCCAGACTATATGGGAGGCGAGACGCTGATTGTGGATGAATTTCACGCTCCTCGGTCAACAGGAGTTTCCAGATCGGTCAACTTTTCTAGTTTTTCTCCGCCGAGACTGCCCGACTATAAGAGCGACTTTAACATTAACAAGGAATACGCTTCTCTTTCAGAACTCAATGACCTGCTTCGGCTGACCGTCTCTGGATTTATAGAACTCCTGCCGACGATTGGAGCACATTCCATTGTCGCAGCAACATTGCTGCTAATGTATTGGCCAGACCGAAAAATTGAAGGTGCGTATATTGAGGTATGTCAACGGAGGGAAAATGAGGACGCGTGA
- a CDS encoding bifunctional O-acetylhomoserine aminocarboxypropyltransferase/cysteine synthase, with translation MKLETLAIHAGFSHDPATRAVAVPIYQTTSFAFDDTQHGADLFDLKVAGNIYSRIMNPTNDVLEQRMAALEGGVGALAVASGMAAITYAIQTVAEAGDNIVSVAKLYGGTYNLLAHTLPRMGIHTRFAAHDDIAALEALIDERTKAVFCESIGNPAGNIVDIAALAEAAHRHGVPLIVDNTVATPVLCRPFEHGADIVVHSLTKYIGGHGTSIGGIVVDSGKFPWAAHKARFALLNTPDPSYHGVTYTEAFGPAAFIGRCRVVPLRNTGAALSPFNAFLILQGLETLALRMERHTENALKVARYLQAHEQVAWVKYAGLPDHPEHALAQRYTGGKPAAILSFGIKGGQAAGARFIDALQLVVRLVNIGDAKSLACHPASTTHRQLNDEELAKAGVPRDMVRLSIGIEHSDDIIADLAQALEASRG, from the coding sequence ATGAAGCTGGAAACCCTCGCCATCCACGCAGGCTTCAGCCACGACCCGGCCACCCGGGCCGTGGCCGTGCCGATCTACCAGACCACCTCGTTCGCCTTCGACGACACCCAGCACGGCGCCGACCTGTTCGACCTGAAGGTGGCCGGCAACATCTACTCGCGCATCATGAACCCTACCAACGACGTGCTCGAACAGCGCATGGCGGCGCTCGAGGGCGGGGTCGGTGCGCTGGCGGTGGCCTCGGGCATGGCGGCCATCACCTACGCCATCCAGACCGTCGCCGAGGCGGGCGACAATATCGTCTCGGTGGCCAAGCTGTACGGCGGCACCTACAACCTGCTGGCGCATACCCTGCCGCGCATGGGCATCCACACCCGCTTCGCCGCACATGACGACATCGCCGCCCTGGAAGCGCTGATCGACGAGCGCACCAAGGCGGTGTTCTGCGAGTCCATCGGCAACCCTGCCGGCAACATAGTCGACATCGCCGCGCTGGCCGAGGCCGCCCACCGCCATGGCGTGCCGCTGATCGTCGACAACACCGTGGCCACCCCGGTACTGTGCCGGCCGTTCGAGCATGGGGCGGACATTGTCGTGCACTCGCTCACCAAGTACATCGGCGGCCACGGCACCAGCATCGGCGGCATCGTGGTCGACTCCGGCAAGTTCCCCTGGGCCGCGCACAAGGCGCGCTTCGCCCTGCTCAACACCCCCGACCCGTCCTACCACGGCGTCACCTACACCGAAGCCTTCGGCCCGGCCGCGTTCATTGGCCGCTGCCGCGTGGTGCCGCTGCGCAACACCGGCGCCGCGCTGTCGCCATTCAACGCCTTCCTGATCCTGCAAGGCCTGGAAACCCTGGCCCTGCGCATGGAGCGCCACACCGAGAACGCGCTCAAGGTCGCCCGCTACCTGCAAGCCCACGAGCAGGTCGCCTGGGTGAAATACGCCGGCCTACCCGACCACCCCGAGCATGCCCTGGCGCAGCGCTATACCGGCGGCAAGCCGGCGGCGATCCTGTCGTTCGGCATCAAGGGCGGCCAGGCGGCCGGGGCGCGCTTCATCGATGCGCTGCAACTGGTGGTGCGCCTGGTGAACATCGGCGATGCCAAGTCACTGGCCTGCCACCCCGCTTCCACCACCCACCGCCAGCTCAACGACGAAGAGCTGGCAAAGGCCGGCGTGCCGCGCGACATGGTGCGCCTGTCGATCGGCATCGAGCATAGCGACGACATCATCGCCGACCTGGCCCAGGCCCTGGAGGCCAGCCGCGGTTGA